The Methanocella arvoryzae MRE50 genome includes a region encoding these proteins:
- a CDS encoding phosphotransferase family protein produces MDDQIEKVSDYLNDLFGKPAEVIRIIPLGAEPGETELKGFGYGKPYLIDFICEGEQRSAVLSSMRVQKGFGHDHFSDRAAIMLWQNATFNVLPRHVRSLDVGYFTKYGRLKSAGDADEFFILMDRVSGIEYYRDLDRIAEAGFFGHLDLDRAKALSDNLVYIHQQKHDDRTLWDRRIRELVGSGECIMGLVDSYPEDFEFYGRDRFERLEKECVRWRWKLKPKYHRLSVVHGDYHPWNIMFRNGIDYTLLDRSRGEYGEPADDVSCLSLNYLFYSLRKYGRLKGEFKQLYDTFMENYLLQSGDFEMLTLIQPFYVFRALVVASPIWYPGLTPEVRTKLFNFIDNVIAAEEFDYKNVNQYLQER; encoded by the coding sequence ATGGACGACCAGATCGAGAAAGTGAGTGACTACCTGAACGATCTGTTCGGGAAGCCCGCCGAAGTCATACGGATCATCCCCCTGGGAGCAGAGCCCGGGGAGACAGAGCTTAAGGGGTTCGGCTACGGCAAGCCGTACCTCATCGATTTTATCTGTGAGGGAGAGCAGCGATCCGCCGTCCTGTCGTCCATGCGCGTCCAGAAGGGCTTCGGCCACGATCATTTTTCAGACAGGGCCGCCATCATGCTCTGGCAGAACGCCACCTTCAACGTGCTGCCCAGACACGTGCGCTCCCTGGACGTCGGCTACTTCACTAAATATGGCAGGCTGAAAAGTGCCGGGGACGCGGACGAGTTCTTCATCCTCATGGACAGGGTCAGCGGCATAGAGTACTACCGGGACCTTGACAGGATTGCCGAAGCCGGATTCTTTGGCCACCTGGACCTCGACAGGGCTAAAGCGCTGTCGGATAATCTGGTGTACATACACCAGCAGAAGCATGACGATCGCACGCTCTGGGACCGCAGAATCCGGGAGCTGGTAGGTTCGGGCGAGTGCATCATGGGCCTGGTAGACAGTTACCCTGAAGATTTCGAGTTTTACGGCAGGGACCGCTTCGAGCGCCTGGAGAAAGAGTGCGTGCGGTGGCGGTGGAAGCTGAAGCCTAAATATCACCGTCTCTCGGTTGTCCACGGCGACTACCACCCGTGGAACATCATGTTCAGGAACGGCATCGACTACACTCTGCTCGATCGCAGCCGGGGCGAGTATGGCGAGCCTGCAGACGATGTTTCGTGCCTGAGCCTGAACTACCTTTTTTACAGCCTGCGGAAATACGGCAGACTGAAAGGCGAGTTCAAGCAGCTCTACGATACGTTCATGGAAAACTATCTTCTGCAGTCGGGCGACTTCGAGATGCTGACACTGATTCAGCCGTTCTACGTGTTCCGGGCTCTGGTAGTGGCCAGCCCAATCTGGTATCCGGGCCTGACTCCGGAAGTGCGCACTAAGCTCTTTAACTTTATCGACAACGTGATTGCCGCGGAAGAGTTCGACTACAAGAACGTCAACCAGTATCTGCAGGAGAGGTAA